One window of Streptococcus suis genomic DNA carries:
- the whiA gene encoding DNA-binding protein WhiA, giving the protein MSFTIQVKEELLIQSSQNKSELSAMIKLAGSLGLASSGLTLSITTENAKIARHVYEMLQTFYQIKAEIRHHQRQNLRKNRIYSVHIEDGVNDILNDLYLADSFFGLETGISPLVLENDSWSQAYLRGAFLAAGSVKDPEKGKYQLEIASVYSDHAHDLADLMQKFLLDAKVIERKKGTITYLQRAEDIMDFLLVIGAEEAKTEFENVKLLREARNDLNRATNAEAANIAKTVTASMKTINNISKIIETIGLDQLPGDLQEVAQLRIQHPDYSIQQLADSLTNPITKSGVNHRLRKINKIAEEL; this is encoded by the coding sequence ATGAGTTTTACGATACAAGTCAAGGAAGAATTGCTGATTCAGTCCAGTCAAAATAAGTCGGAGTTGTCGGCCATGATCAAGCTGGCAGGCAGTCTAGGTCTGGCATCGTCAGGTTTGACCCTGTCCATTACGACTGAAAATGCCAAGATTGCTCGGCATGTCTATGAAATGCTCCAGACCTTTTACCAGATTAAGGCGGAAATCCGTCACCACCAACGGCAAAACCTTAGAAAGAATAGGATTTATTCTGTTCATATCGAGGACGGGGTCAATGATATTCTCAACGACCTCTATCTGGCAGATAGCTTTTTCGGCTTGGAGACGGGGATTTCACCGCTGGTATTGGAAAATGATTCCTGGAGCCAGGCCTATCTGCGAGGTGCCTTTTTGGCGGCGGGCTCTGTCAAGGACCCTGAAAAAGGTAAGTACCAGTTGGAAATTGCCTCGGTCTACAGCGACCATGCCCATGACTTGGCGGACTTGATGCAGAAATTTCTGCTGGATGCCAAGGTGATTGAACGAAAAAAAGGGACCATTACCTATCTGCAACGAGCCGAGGATATCATGGATTTCCTCCTAGTCATTGGGGCAGAAGAGGCAAAGACCGAGTTTGAAAATGTCAAGCTCCTGCGCGAGGCCAGAAACGATCTCAATCGTGCGACCAATGCCGAGGCGGCCAATATTGCCAAGACAGTCACTGCCAGCATGAAAACCATTAACAATATCAGTAAGATTATCGAGACCATTGGACTGGACCAGTTGCCTGGAGATTTGCAGGAAGTGGCCCAGCTCCGCATCCAGCATCCTGACTATTCTATCCAGCAATTGGCGGATAGCTTGACCAACCCAATTACCAAGAGTGGTGTCAATCATCGCCTGCGGAAAATTAATAAGATAGCTGAGGAATTATAG
- a CDS encoding YvcK family protein, with the protein MRKPKITVIGGGTGIPVILKSLRNKDADITAIVTVADDGGSSGEIRHALQVTPPGDLRNVLLAMSDMPKLYEQIFQYRFDASDGPLAGHPLGNLIIAGISEMQGSTYNAMRLLTRFFHTTGKIYPSSEHPLTLHAVFTDGTEVVGESKISKHPGMIGHVFVTDTYNDQTPTASPQVVDAIMDSDLVVLGPGSLYTSILPNLMIPEIGQALKETKAEVVYVCNIMTQRGETEFFSDADHVTVLNAHLACRFIDTVLVNIEPVPQDYMDTHQFDEYLVQVKHDFAGLQDQARRVISSNFLRLENGGAFHDGDFVVEELLNILQVRS; encoded by the coding sequence ATGAGAAAGCCAAAGATTACGGTTATCGGAGGAGGAACGGGGATTCCTGTGATTCTCAAAAGCCTGCGCAACAAGGATGCGGACATTACAGCTATCGTGACGGTGGCAGATGACGGAGGCTCGTCTGGTGAGATTCGCCATGCCCTCCAGGTTACACCGCCGGGTGATTTGCGCAATGTCCTCCTGGCTATGTCAGATATGCCCAAGCTCTATGAGCAGATTTTCCAGTACCGATTTGATGCCAGCGACGGTCCCTTGGCAGGGCATCCGCTGGGCAATCTCATCATCGCTGGGATTTCTGAGATGCAGGGATCGACCTACAATGCCATGCGGCTCTTGACCCGCTTTTTCCATACGACAGGGAAAATATATCCTTCCAGTGAGCATCCGCTGACCCTCCATGCCGTCTTTACTGACGGGACTGAGGTGGTCGGTGAAAGTAAAATTTCCAAGCATCCAGGCATGATTGGGCATGTATTTGTCACCGATACCTACAATGATCAAACCCCAACAGCCAGTCCGCAGGTAGTGGATGCCATTATGGACAGCGATTTGGTGGTGCTGGGACCTGGCTCCCTCTACACCTCTATTCTACCCAACCTTATGATTCCCGAGATTGGACAAGCTCTCAAGGAGACCAAGGCGGAGGTGGTCTACGTCTGCAACATCATGACCCAGCGCGGGGAGACGGAGTTCTTCTCAGATGCTGACCACGTTACGGTCCTCAATGCCCATCTGGCCTGTCGTTTTATTGACACCGTCCTGGTTAACATCGAGCCTGTGCCACAGGACTACATGGATACCCACCAGTTTGATGAGTATCTAGTCCAGGTCAAGCACGATTTTGCAGGGCTTCAGGACCAGGCGCGGCGCGTGATTTCGTCGAATTTTCTTCGTTTGGAAAATGGCGGAGCTTTTCACGACGGTGATTTTGTAGTAGAAGAATTACTCAATATCTTGCAGGTGCGGTCATGA
- the rapZ gene encoding RNase adapter RapZ, which produces MADKLQLVIVTGMSGAGKTVAIQSFEDLGYFTIDNMPPTLLPKFIELIHASKDNNKIALVVDMRSRSFFAEIREVLDDLETAEDLDFKILFLDATDSELVARYKETRRSHPLAADGRVLDGINLERELLAPLKNMSQNVIDTSDLTPRNLRMAISEQFASQDNQPSFRVEVLSFGFKYGLPLDADLVFDVRFLPNPYYKPELRNLTGMDQPVYDYVMDHQESEEFYGHLISLIEPILPGYQKEGKSVLTIAVGCTGGQHRSVAFAKRLAEDLEKNWLVNLSHRDKDKRKETVNRS; this is translated from the coding sequence ATGGCAGACAAACTCCAACTAGTTATCGTGACAGGGATGTCGGGAGCCGGTAAGACAGTCGCTATCCAGTCCTTTGAGGACCTGGGCTACTTTACCATTGACAATATGCCACCGACCCTATTGCCGAAATTTATCGAGCTCATCCATGCCAGCAAGGACAATAACAAGATTGCCCTGGTTGTCGACATGCGGAGCCGGTCCTTCTTTGCGGAAATCCGTGAGGTTCTAGATGACCTGGAAACTGCAGAAGACCTGGACTTCAAGATTCTCTTCCTGGATGCCACGGATAGTGAATTGGTGGCCCGCTATAAGGAGACCCGCCGTTCTCACCCTCTGGCTGCAGACGGCCGAGTTCTCGACGGTATCAATCTAGAGCGCGAACTTCTAGCTCCCTTGAAAAATATGAGTCAGAATGTGATTGATACCTCGGATTTGACACCGAGAAACCTACGTATGGCCATCTCTGAGCAATTCGCTAGCCAGGACAATCAGCCGTCTTTCAGGGTGGAAGTCCTATCCTTCGGATTTAAGTACGGCCTACCTCTAGATGCGGACCTGGTCTTTGACGTACGTTTCTTGCCAAATCCATATTACAAGCCCGAACTGCGCAATCTGACAGGGATGGACCAGCCGGTTTACGATTACGTTATGGACCACCAGGAATCAGAAGAGTTCTACGGCCATTTGATAAGCTTGATCGAGCCAATTCTGCCAGGTTACCAGAAGGAAGGTAAATCAGTTCTGACCATAGCCGTCGGATGCACGGGCGGTCAACACCGCAGCGTAGCTTTTGCCAAACGCCTAGCAGAAGACCTAGAGAAAAACTGGCTTGTCAACCTGAGTCATCGGGACAAAGACAAGCGGAAAGAGACGGTCAATCGGTCATGA
- a CDS encoding RidA family protein, with the protein MKTIHTDKAPAAIGPYVQGKVVGNLLFASGQVPLSPETGEVVGETIQEQTDQVLKNIAAILAEAGTDFDHVVKTTCFLKDMNDFVLFNEVYKTAFSSDFPARSAVEVARLPRDVKVEIEVIAVVE; encoded by the coding sequence ATGAAAACTATTCACACAGACAAAGCACCAGCAGCTATCGGCCCGTACGTTCAGGGTAAGGTCGTAGGTAATCTGCTCTTCGCATCAGGCCAAGTACCCCTATCACCAGAAACGGGTGAAGTGGTTGGTGAGACCATTCAAGAACAGACCGATCAAGTCTTGAAAAATATTGCAGCCATCCTAGCAGAAGCTGGAACAGACTTTGACCACGTTGTCAAAACAACATGTTTCCTCAAGGATATGAATGATTTTGTACTCTTTAATGAGGTCTATAAAACAGCCTTCTCATCCGATTTTCCAGCTCGCTCAGCTGTAGAAGTTGCTCGCCTGCCACGCGATGTGAAGGTTGAAATCGAAGTCATCGCCGTTGTTGAATAA
- a CDS encoding GNAT family N-acetyltransferase codes for MTEQEEGERQVLVAENEQACLGYITLVKSPKKGRFFQTGIPEIVDFNVFEQFQGQGICYRLLDAICQLVSDFTSQIGIGVGLNAHYGKAQKLYVQNGFIPDGTSVWYEGSPLAIGASAYNDDNLALYFIKPLEHDIMLY; via the coding sequence TTGACAGAGCAGGAAGAAGGCGAGCGCCAGGTCTTGGTAGCTGAAAATGAGCAGGCCTGTCTGGGTTATATTACTCTTGTCAAATCTCCCAAGAAGGGGCGATTTTTTCAGACAGGTATTCCTGAAATTGTCGATTTTAATGTCTTTGAACAGTTTCAGGGTCAGGGAATTTGCTACAGATTATTGGATGCTATCTGCCAACTTGTATCCGATTTTACATCCCAGATAGGGATAGGTGTTGGTCTGAATGCTCATTATGGCAAGGCTCAGAAACTTTATGTGCAAAACGGTTTTATTCCGGATGGGACTAGTGTTTGGTATGAGGGCAGCCCTCTGGCAATTGGAGCTTCTGCTTACAACGATGATAACCTAGCTCTGTATTTTATCAAGCCACTGGAACATGATATCATGCTGTATTGA
- a CDS encoding DUF438 domain-containing protein gives MREQRIDILKNILLDLHNGASAESVQEQFNQHFTGVSALEISMMEYELMSSDTGITFEDVMGLCNVHANLFKGAISDVQVADMDQEGHPVYVFKQENLALRGALLRIRRILEQYEQVEEEEVRDQLLQGLQRQYKLLGQFDHHYTRKEKLFFPIMERYGHDAPPKVMWGVDDDIRLLFKEARKALDTLPDGDIETVRQIFEIFATEFEEMVFKEEAILLMILLETFTQDDWLQIAAESDAYGYAIVKPTAKWVPHRVSFGEIAEQKDASSAPQASDPNVRVIDTPEGQFTISFTPKEPTTSVLDPASPQPFGNGYLTLEQANLILNHLPLELTFVNKDDIFQYYNDSHPVEEMIFKRTPSQIGRNVELCHPPKIVDKVKKIFELLRSGQKNEVTMWFKKDEETFVYVVYKAVRDQEDQFQGVLEYVQNIQPYRELDSDFSREI, from the coding sequence ATGCGTGAACAGCGAATTGATATTTTAAAAAATATCCTCTTGGACCTGCATAACGGAGCTAGCGCGGAGTCCGTTCAGGAACAATTTAATCAGCATTTTACAGGTGTGTCAGCGCTGGAGATTTCGATGATGGAATACGAACTCATGTCCAGCGATACGGGGATTACCTTCGAAGATGTTATGGGCTTATGTAATGTTCATGCCAATCTTTTCAAGGGAGCTATATCGGATGTCCAAGTGGCAGACATGGATCAAGAAGGTCATCCTGTTTATGTCTTTAAACAAGAAAATCTTGCACTTCGTGGAGCTTTATTGCGCATTCGTCGGATTTTAGAGCAGTATGAGCAAGTGGAGGAGGAAGAAGTGCGCGACCAACTTCTCCAAGGTTTGCAACGTCAATATAAATTGTTAGGTCAGTTTGACCATCATTATACGCGCAAGGAAAAACTCTTCTTTCCAATCATGGAGCGCTACGGTCATGATGCGCCACCCAAGGTTATGTGGGGTGTAGATGATGATATTCGTCTGCTCTTTAAGGAAGCCCGTAAGGCTTTAGATACCTTGCCAGATGGAGATATAGAAACTGTTCGTCAAATTTTTGAAATTTTCGCCACTGAGTTTGAAGAGATGGTTTTCAAGGAAGAAGCGATTTTGCTAATGATTTTGCTGGAGACTTTTACACAAGATGATTGGTTGCAGATTGCCGCTGAAAGTGATGCTTATGGCTACGCAATTGTGAAACCTACAGCAAAATGGGTTCCCCATCGGGTTTCTTTTGGAGAAATAGCAGAGCAGAAGGACGCATCATCTGCACCGCAGGCAAGCGATCCCAATGTGCGGGTGATTGATACGCCAGAGGGACAGTTTACTATCTCCTTCACACCAAAAGAACCGACCACATCAGTTCTGGACCCTGCTAGTCCACAGCCTTTTGGCAATGGTTATTTGACTCTTGAACAAGCGAATCTCATCCTTAATCATTTACCATTGGAATTAACCTTCGTGAACAAGGATGACATTTTCCAATATTACAATGATAGCCATCCAGTTGAGGAAATGATTTTCAAGCGAACACCTAGTCAAATCGGACGCAATGTCGAACTCTGTCATCCACCAAAAATTGTTGACAAGGTCAAAAAAATCTTTGAACTCCTGCGCAGTGGACAGAAAAATGAAGTGACTATGTGGTTCAAAAAGGATGAAGAAACCTTTGTTTATGTCGTTTACAAGGCGGTTCGTGACCAAGAAGACCAATTTCAAGGCGTCTTAGAATATGTTCAAAATATCCAACCCTATCGGGAACTAGACAGTGATTTTTCTAGAGAGATTTAG
- a CDS encoding DUF1858 domain-containing protein, with translation MNTIDLNLPVAEIINQHPEVKDILIELGFSPLANPAMLHTVGKVTSLKMGSKMTKISLKQIQQTLEWNGYQVVGGNDA, from the coding sequence ATGAACACCATCGACCTAAATCTGCCTGTGGCAGAGATTATCAACCAGCACCCAGAAGTCAAGGATATACTGATTGAGCTTGGTTTTTCCCCACTGGCCAATCCTGCCATGCTTCACACAGTTGGAAAGGTGACCAGTCTGAAAATGGGTTCTAAAATGACCAAGATTTCGTTGAAACAAATCCAACAAACCTTAGAGTGGAATGGGTATCAGGTAGTAGGAGGCAATGATGCGTGA
- a CDS encoding DUF2130 domain-containing protein has translation MHNITCPHCGTAFQVNETEYSQLLAQVRGVEFDKEVHDRLARETELLAQKAENDLQAKLADKDKAILELTAKVEQVSSQTEHEVSSAIAQKDKELMALQAQLDKLTSQSELEISSAISQKDQEILELKAKLEQVGLSKDLELQQAVAQVEKERDAAQNALVLQEQKQELALATTRQEYEVQLKAASEQVEFYKNFKAQQSTKAIGESLELYAESEFNKVRQLAFPNAYFEKDNQVSARGSKGDYIYRETDENGVEIISIMFEMKNEADDTVKKHKNEDFFKELDKDRREKNCEYAVLVTMLEADNDYYNTGIVDVSHKYEKMYVVRPQFFIQLIGLLRNAALNSLKYKQELALVREQHIDITHFEEDLATFKTAFAKNYQSASTNFQKAIDEIDKAIKRMEAVKAALTTSENQLRLANNKLDDVTVKKLTRNNPTMKAKFEALKGEKQ, from the coding sequence ATGCACAATATTACTTGCCCGCATTGTGGGACGGCTTTTCAAGTTAATGAAACAGAATACAGCCAGCTTTTGGCTCAGGTTCGTGGTGTGGAGTTTGATAAGGAAGTTCATGATCGTTTGGCGCGTGAGACAGAGTTGCTGGCTCAGAAGGCTGAAAATGACTTGCAGGCTAAATTGGCTGACAAGGATAAGGCTATTTTAGAACTGACAGCTAAGGTTGAGCAGGTGTCTAGTCAGACGGAACATGAGGTTAGCTCTGCTATTGCTCAAAAGGATAAGGAGTTGATGGCACTTCAGGCTCAGCTGGACAAACTGACTAGTCAGTCGGAATTAGAAATCAGCTCTGCTATTTCCCAAAAAGACCAAGAAATCCTAGAGCTAAAGGCAAAATTGGAGCAAGTGGGTCTGTCCAAGGATTTGGAGTTGCAGCAGGCAGTGGCTCAGGTTGAGAAGGAGCGGGATGCGGCCCAGAATGCCTTGGTTTTGCAGGAGCAGAAGCAGGAATTGGCGCTGGCGACCACTCGGCAGGAGTATGAGGTTCAGCTCAAGGCGGCTAGCGAGCAGGTAGAGTTCTATAAGAACTTCAAGGCCCAGCAATCGACCAAGGCTATCGGTGAAAGTTTGGAATTGTATGCTGAGTCGGAGTTCAATAAGGTTCGACAGTTAGCCTTTCCCAATGCTTATTTTGAAAAAGATAATCAAGTGTCGGCGCGTGGGTCCAAGGGCGACTACATCTACCGCGAGACGGATGAAAATGGTGTAGAAATCATTTCCATCATGTTTGAGATGAAAAATGAGGCGGATGACACGGTTAAAAAGCATAAGAATGAGGACTTTTTCAAAGAATTGGACAAGGATCGTCGTGAGAAGAACTGTGAATATGCGGTGCTAGTGACCATGCTAGAGGCGGATAACGATTACTACAATACGGGGATTGTTGATGTCAGCCACAAGTACGAGAAAATGTATGTGGTTCGTCCTCAGTTCTTTATACAGTTGATAGGACTTTTACGCAATGCGGCGCTCAATAGTTTGAAATACAAGCAAGAATTGGCCTTGGTCAGAGAACAGCATATCGATATTACCCATTTTGAAGAAGATTTGGCGACCTTTAAAACAGCCTTTGCCAAGAACTACCAGTCAGCCAGCACCAATTTCCAAAAAGCCATTGACGAGATTGATAAGGCTATCAAGCGGATGGAGGCGGTCAAAGCAGCCCTGACCACCAGCGAGAATCAGCTCCGTCTGGCCAATAACAAACTGGATGACGTCACGGTCAAAAAGCTAACACGTAACAATCCAACCATGAAAGCGAAGTTTGAGGCGTTGAAGGGGGAAAAACAATGA
- a CDS encoding ATPase encodes MKISITTTSTHYQLNVVYSVSASLTETWDLLATDAGFAKWFPELHIEGQKLVFEMDDFREEMDLLAYREPHEIVYTWDTARVGFILTEQEGGSHIAFEEIIPKDFGNEFATAEKDMTGWLVQHECIQALLEGAEVPEQKPLQEKWSHFVQEQI; translated from the coding sequence ATGAAAATTTCAATTACTACAACCTCTACACACTATCAATTAAATGTGGTATACTCCGTTTCTGCATCTTTGACAGAAACATGGGATTTACTGGCTACAGACGCTGGTTTTGCCAAATGGTTTCCAGAACTCCATATTGAAGGACAAAAGTTGGTCTTTGAAATGGATGATTTCCGCGAGGAGATGGACTTGTTGGCCTATCGCGAACCGCATGAAATTGTCTATACTTGGGATACTGCTCGGGTTGGTTTTATTCTGACAGAGCAAGAAGGTGGGAGTCACATTGCCTTTGAGGAAATCATTCCTAAGGATTTTGGCAATGAATTTGCGACGGCTGAAAAAGATATGACCGGTTGGCTGGTCCAGCATGAATGTATCCAAGCCTTGCTTGAGGGGGCTGAAGTGCCAGAACAGAAACCCTTGCAAGAAAAGTGGTCGCACTTTGTTCAAGAACAGATTTAG
- a CDS encoding ABC transporter ATP-binding protein produces the protein MNAIVELKNACVVVNNGLDQERVILKDVNLTIYQGDFITILGGNGAGKSTLFNVIAGTLPLTSGTVSILGEDVTKWPAEKRAKYLSRVFQDPKMGTAPRMTVAENLLIAKYRGQGRGLVPRQLPQHLEEFEATLAKIGNGLEKHIATPAGFLSGGQRQALSLLMASIVKPELLLLDEHTAALDPKTSQSLMNLTDSLIADQELTALMVTHQMEDALNFGNRLIVMKDGQIIQDLNRQQKAEMQLEDYYKFFE, from the coding sequence ATGAATGCAATCGTTGAACTAAAAAATGCGTGTGTGGTGGTCAACAATGGCCTGGACCAGGAGCGCGTGATTCTAAAGGATGTCAATCTGACTATCTACCAAGGGGATTTTATCACTATTCTCGGTGGCAATGGTGCTGGTAAGTCCACCCTCTTCAATGTCATAGCAGGTACCCTGCCCTTGACCAGTGGAACAGTGTCTATCTTGGGCGAGGATGTGACCAAGTGGCCAGCGGAAAAGCGGGCCAAGTACCTGTCCCGGGTCTTTCAGGATCCCAAGATGGGAACGGCACCTCGGATGACTGTGGCGGAAAATCTTTTGATTGCCAAGTACCGTGGCCAAGGTCGTGGGTTGGTTCCTCGGCAACTTCCCCAGCATTTGGAAGAGTTTGAGGCGACCCTAGCAAAAATTGGCAATGGTCTGGAAAAGCATATCGCCACTCCAGCTGGTTTCTTATCGGGTGGCCAGCGTCAGGCTCTCAGCCTCTTAATGGCCTCTATCGTCAAGCCAGAGCTGTTGCTCTTGGATGAACACACGGCGGCCCTTGATCCAAAGACCAGCCAGTCCCTCATGAATTTGACGGATAGCCTGATTGCCGACCAGGAGCTGACTGCCCTTATGGTCACTCACCAGATGGAGGATGCCCTTAACTTTGGCAATCGCTTGATTGTCATGAAGGATGGTCAAATTATCCAAGACCTCAATCGCCAGCAAAAAGCGGAAATGCAATTGGAAGATTACTATAAATTCTTTGAGTAA
- a CDS encoding ABC transporter permease, translating to MILSTISQALLWAILGLGIFMTFRILNFPDMTTEGSFPLGGAVVVTLLTQGVHPILATLAAVFAGCLAGLVTGLLYTKGKIPTLLSGILVMSSCHSIMLFIMGRANLGLLNIKSLQDLLPFDRETNGLILGLMAVVAVISALLFFLNTRLGQAFIATGDNPDMARSFGIHTSRMELMGLILSNGVIALAGALIAQQEGYADVSRGIGVIVVGMASLIIGEVLFDNVTMAERFITIVVGAIFYQFLILGVISLGINTSYLRIFSALILAVCLMVPEIKNNILRGASLTK from the coding sequence ATGATCCTTTCCACCATTTCCCAGGCCCTGCTTTGGGCCATTCTTGGTCTTGGTATCTTCATGACCTTCCGTATTTTGAACTTTCCAGATATGACGACAGAGGGTTCCTTTCCCTTGGGCGGAGCAGTGGTTGTGACCTTACTTACTCAGGGTGTCCACCCGATTCTGGCGACCTTAGCTGCTGTTTTCGCAGGCTGTTTGGCAGGGCTTGTGACCGGTCTCCTGTATACCAAGGGGAAAATTCCAACCCTCTTGTCGGGGATTCTGGTTATGTCTTCCTGCCATTCCATTATGCTCTTCATCATGGGGCGGGCCAATCTGGGCTTGCTCAATATCAAGAGTTTGCAGGACCTCCTGCCTTTTGATAGGGAGACAAATGGATTGATACTAGGCCTAATGGCAGTTGTGGCTGTCATCTCTGCTCTGCTATTCTTCCTAAATACCCGCCTGGGTCAGGCCTTTATCGCTACGGGTGACAATCCCGACATGGCGCGCAGTTTTGGCATTCATACCAGCCGTATGGAGCTTATGGGTCTGATCCTCTCCAATGGGGTCATCGCCCTTGCTGGTGCCCTCATCGCCCAGCAGGAGGGTTACGCGGACGTTTCGCGCGGTATCGGTGTCATCGTGGTCGGCATGGCCAGTCTCATCATCGGTGAGGTTTTGTTTGATAATGTGACAATGGCGGAGCGTTTTATCACCATTGTGGTGGGAGCGATTTTCTACCAGTTCTTGATTTTGGGTGTGATTTCCCTGGGAATCAATACCAGCTACCTCCGCATTTTTTCGGCCCTCATCTTGGCAGTCTGCCTCATGGTCCCTGAAATCAAAAATAACATCCTGAGAGGAGCCAGCTTGACCAAATGA
- a CDS encoding ABC transporter substrate-binding protein, which produces MMKNKKLMGVLIAFFAIIVAVVISNQNKQETSTETGTESQTVKIGVLQYVTHASLDEIYKGIEAGLKEGGYDKDVNLEIDFMNAEGDQSQVQTMSKKLVDNGNELLIGIATPAAQGLANATSDLPIIMGAVTDPVGANLVADLKNPGGNITGVSDQTPVADTIDLIKQITPEAKTIGALFSSNEDNSKAQVAEFKAAAEAAGYEVIEYAVPSSNEIASTVEVASTKVDAFFTPVDNTIASAFSTVVSAANKSKKPIYTSVEDMVEGGGIASVTLSQFDLGVATGKMAAKVLDGAKTADTPVEVFNQGTVVVNQKVADELSLTLPAEIVEKASRVIK; this is translated from the coding sequence ATGATGAAAAATAAAAAATTGATGGGTGTGTTGATTGCATTTTTTGCGATTATTGTGGCTGTAGTGATTTCAAATCAGAATAAACAAGAGACCTCAACAGAGACTGGGACGGAATCTCAAACCGTTAAAATCGGAGTTCTCCAATATGTGACCCACGCTTCCTTGGACGAAATTTACAAAGGAATCGAAGCTGGTCTCAAAGAAGGCGGCTACGATAAGGATGTCAACCTAGAAATTGATTTTATGAATGCAGAAGGTGACCAGTCTCAAGTGCAAACCATGAGTAAAAAATTGGTCGATAATGGCAACGAATTGCTGATTGGTATTGCGACACCAGCCGCCCAAGGCCTAGCCAACGCAACCAGCGACCTACCGATTATCATGGGAGCTGTAACAGATCCGGTCGGTGCCAACTTGGTTGCTGATTTGAAAAATCCTGGTGGCAATATCACTGGTGTTTCTGACCAAACACCAGTAGCAGATACTATTGACTTGATTAAACAAATCACCCCAGAGGCAAAAACAATCGGTGCTCTTTTCTCATCAAACGAGGACAACTCAAAGGCCCAAGTTGCTGAATTTAAGGCGGCAGCTGAGGCAGCAGGCTATGAAGTTATCGAGTATGCAGTTCCTTCTTCAAACGAAATTGCCTCAACAGTAGAAGTTGCCTCAACCAAGGTAGACGCCTTCTTCACACCAGTTGACAATACCATTGCATCGGCTTTCTCAACAGTCGTTTCTGCAGCCAACAAGTCTAAAAAACCAATCTATACTTCTGTAGAGGATATGGTCGAAGGTGGCGGTATCGCATCTGTAACCCTCAGCCAATTTGACCTAGGTGTTGCTACTGGTAAAATGGCTGCCAAGGTTCTTGACGGTGCCAAAACAGCTGACACACCAGTTGAAGTCTTTAACCAAGGTACCGTTGTCGTCAACCAAAAAGTAGCTGATGAACTTAGCCTTACCCTTCCAGCGGAGATTGTTGAAAAAGCAAGCCGCGTGATTAAATAA